A part of Prolixibacteraceae bacterium genomic DNA contains:
- a CDS encoding sulfatase, translated as MLKSNIILSCLLLGLSSVTPAKTIAKGKRRPNILFILADDQRNDLLSCAGHPVVKTPTIDRLAKKGVRFTNAFVTTSICAASRATILTGLYEYKHGYTFGKEPIKQEDMKISYPYMLKRSGYKTGFVGKLGIRFKDQQTLIDSLFDYNKVTDKNAPYFEYAKDGTRRHSAEVKGDQAIEFINQQHAEQPFCLSVSFNAVHAVDSNRKPGNEGHYPYPESTKDMYRNVVMPTPKLLSQEIINSHPNFLKTSINRERYFWRWDTPEKYQVNMRAYFRMITGYDQVISKMIKALKRKGLAKNTVIIYMSDNGYYMGERGFAGKWSHYEESLRIPMIIYDPRMRKKDVGRTVDHMALNLDIAATIMDYAGVPNPTRNQGISLMDAVEQKDFISKRSCFFIEHRMDHRKIPKYYGVRSSRYVYVNYYDQNPNYEFLHDLDVDPSQRINYAKDPAYKEIIRKLSVECRSINGTR; from the coding sequence GTGTTGAAAAGTAATATTATTCTAAGTTGTTTATTGTTGGGACTATCTAGCGTTACTCCAGCTAAAACTATTGCAAAGGGGAAAAGGCGACCTAATATCCTATTCATTCTTGCAGACGACCAAAGAAATGATCTGTTATCGTGTGCTGGACATCCTGTGGTGAAGACACCTACAATTGATAGGTTGGCTAAAAAAGGTGTTCGATTTACAAACGCTTTTGTGACCACTTCGATCTGTGCCGCAAGTAGAGCTACGATACTTACGGGGCTTTATGAGTATAAACATGGGTATACCTTTGGTAAAGAGCCAATAAAGCAAGAGGATATGAAGATCAGCTACCCATATATGTTGAAGAGGTCGGGCTATAAAACAGGTTTTGTTGGTAAATTGGGGATTCGTTTTAAAGATCAACAGACACTTATAGACTCATTGTTCGATTACAATAAAGTGACTGATAAGAATGCTCCCTATTTCGAGTACGCCAAAGATGGTACAAGAAGGCATAGTGCCGAGGTTAAGGGCGATCAGGCAATCGAATTTATTAATCAACAGCATGCAGAACAACCATTTTGTTTGTCCGTTAGTTTTAATGCGGTACATGCAGTGGATTCAAACAGAAAGCCAGGTAATGAAGGGCATTATCCTTATCCTGAATCTACCAAAGATATGTATCGAAATGTGGTGATGCCTACACCTAAATTATTAAGCCAAGAAATAATTAATAGTCATCCGAATTTCTTAAAGACATCAATAAATAGAGAGAGATATTTTTGGCGATGGGATACTCCAGAAAAGTATCAGGTAAATATGCGAGCATACTTTAGAATGATCACGGGTTATGACCAGGTGATATCTAAAATGATAAAGGCATTAAAAAGAAAAGGACTGGCAAAGAATACAGTTATTATTTACATGTCAGATAACGGCTATTATATGGGCGAGAGAGGTTTTGCGGGCAAGTGGAGCCATTATGAAGAATCGCTTCGTATACCAATGATAATTTACGATCCTAGGATGCGTAAAAAGGATGTGGGTAGGACTGTCGATCATATGGCACTCAACTTGGATATTGCAGCTACTATCATGGATTATGCTGGAGTTCCAAATCCTACCCGAAACCAAGGGATTAGCCTTATGGATGCAGTGGAACAGAAGGATTTTATTTCCAAACGAAGTTGCTTCTTTATAGAGCATCGGATGGATCATCGTAAGATACCGAAATATTATGGGGTAAGAAGCTCAAGATATGTCTATGTTAACTATTATGACCAAAATCCAAATTACGAGTTCTTACATGATCTAGATGTGGATCCTAGCCAGCGGATCAACTATGCAAAAGATCCCGCATATAAAGAAATTATTAGGAAATTAAGTGTAGAATGTCGATCAATAAATGGTACAAGGTGA
- a CDS encoding glycoside hydrolase family 78 protein, which yields MNVGIIKRYTLFFLLIPLLSFSTCFAKGLKIYDAKTNGQYSPLGMGTTNPIFSWKLKSKHRNKSQQSYQIVVLSDCGDLLWDSNRVKSDNNILVKYDGKRLSSNQDCKWKVKVWDNHGVESAWSTYSHFHTGLMNEKEWKAKWITTTKPIYSPLYLNEFEISSTLKSAYCYVNCQGFFELYVNGQKVGKDILSPAVSDYRYENYYLTYDIRKYLKKGKNRIGIWTGKGWYSKGLPGVDQPSAVFRLQAHLSYSNNEQLVVSDTHWKSAESNLQRVGRWRWNRMGGELFDDRISMKQWTENRAAFRWTDVSVVDSCPATTSAQICPVNILSERIKVKEITALNKGEWLIDFGKNFTGWMKMRVQNRFAHDTINFIYSDFCDQTPEQISKYEWNFGTRIIRQWDAYIPSDRKEGVFCPKFNYHAFRYVIVQGVNYKPKPEDFEGIMIESDLETVGGFTSSDSDLNAIYTLNRFTYRCLDNGGYFVDCPHRERLGYGADGQVAIETGIYSFNTYNFYKKWARNWMVNQEQDGNFKHTAPSPYGAGGGPAWGAMGVILPWKLYKYYGDIDFLRKSFQHMKRYVAFLDSKFVDGVLKPYGKNTKWGFIGDWLPPGRGMNSKNRLNNEERELFNNCYMVYLYEMLSKSAQVLEYKEDQQKYKNLATSLKGRINECYYHSKDTIYADGGQTYLSFPLLMKVPESDDYQKVLEKLEHEIKVAKNGHLDTGMLGTYFMLQLLTDIGRSDLTYLMMKQTTYPGWGYMVAQGANTCWEQWDGFWSNIHACFTSGGGWFYRGVGGILQKENSSAFKSILIKPQLIDSIQSQSTYFNSPYGRIEVAWKRDKKGNLQYDIEIPVNTKAEIHLPVAMNKKVYESGKIIGRDITIVDRNKHTTTLEVSSGKYVFTIK from the coding sequence ATGAATGTAGGTATAATAAAGAGATATACTCTCTTTTTCTTGCTGATTCCATTGTTGTCATTTTCGACATGCTTTGCTAAAGGGCTTAAGATATATGATGCAAAAACGAATGGACAGTACTCGCCATTGGGCATGGGTACTACAAACCCTATCTTTTCGTGGAAACTGAAGTCTAAGCATCGCAATAAGAGTCAGCAGAGTTATCAGATAGTAGTCCTCTCGGATTGTGGAGATCTATTGTGGGATAGTAACCGAGTGAAATCCGATAATAATATACTTGTTAAATATGATGGGAAAAGATTAAGTTCAAATCAAGATTGTAAGTGGAAAGTTAAAGTTTGGGATAATCATGGTGTCGAGAGTGCATGGAGTACATATTCTCATTTTCACACCGGATTGATGAATGAAAAGGAGTGGAAGGCAAAGTGGATTACGACAACAAAGCCTATTTACTCTCCTCTCTACTTGAATGAGTTTGAAATCTCTTCAACTCTTAAGTCTGCCTACTGCTATGTGAACTGCCAAGGATTCTTTGAACTGTATGTCAATGGACAAAAGGTTGGTAAAGATATTTTGTCCCCTGCAGTGAGTGATTATCGTTATGAAAACTATTATTTGACTTATGATATACGTAAATATCTAAAGAAAGGAAAGAATAGAATTGGAATATGGACAGGTAAGGGGTGGTACTCAAAAGGGTTACCTGGTGTAGACCAACCCTCTGCTGTCTTTCGACTACAAGCCCATTTAAGTTACTCCAATAATGAACAGTTGGTTGTTAGTGACACTCATTGGAAGAGTGCCGAGAGTAACCTACAACGTGTTGGTCGATGGAGATGGAATCGAATGGGGGGAGAGCTCTTTGATGACCGTATATCTATGAAACAATGGACTGAGAATAGAGCGGCTTTTCGATGGACTGACGTCTCTGTTGTAGACTCATGTCCAGCTACCACTTCAGCCCAAATCTGTCCTGTAAATATCTTGAGTGAGAGAATTAAAGTAAAAGAGATTACGGCATTGAACAAAGGGGAGTGGCTTATCGATTTTGGTAAAAATTTTACGGGATGGATGAAGATGAGAGTGCAAAATCGCTTTGCTCATGATACAATTAATTTTATATATTCCGATTTTTGTGACCAAACTCCAGAGCAGATTTCAAAATATGAATGGAACTTCGGAACACGAATCATTAGACAGTGGGATGCGTATATTCCTTCAGATCGTAAAGAGGGAGTATTCTGTCCCAAATTTAACTACCATGCGTTTAGATATGTAATCGTACAAGGGGTTAATTATAAGCCAAAGCCTGAAGATTTTGAAGGGATAATGATTGAGTCTGATTTGGAGACCGTCGGTGGATTTACTAGTTCTGATAGTGATTTAAATGCAATATATACATTGAACCGTTTTACATATCGTTGTTTGGATAATGGTGGTTATTTTGTAGACTGTCCTCATCGAGAACGATTAGGATATGGAGCAGATGGCCAAGTTGCGATAGAAACAGGAATCTACAGTTTTAATACCTATAACTTCTATAAGAAGTGGGCTAGAAACTGGATGGTGAATCAAGAACAAGACGGTAATTTTAAACATACAGCTCCTTCTCCATATGGCGCTGGTGGTGGTCCTGCATGGGGCGCGATGGGAGTTATTCTTCCTTGGAAACTATACAAGTACTATGGAGATATTGATTTCCTTCGAAAGTCGTTCCAACACATGAAACGATATGTCGCATTCTTAGATTCGAAATTTGTTGATGGTGTATTAAAACCATACGGTAAAAATACGAAGTGGGGATTTATTGGAGATTGGCTTCCTCCAGGGAGGGGAATGAACTCAAAGAATCGCCTGAACAATGAAGAACGTGAATTATTCAACAACTGTTATATGGTGTATCTATATGAGATGTTGTCAAAATCGGCTCAAGTACTCGAATATAAAGAGGATCAGCAGAAATATAAGAATCTGGCCACCTCGCTGAAAGGTCGTATCAATGAGTGTTACTACCATAGTAAGGATACCATCTATGCTGATGGAGGACAAACGTATCTATCTTTTCCTCTATTAATGAAGGTGCCTGAGAGTGATGATTACCAAAAAGTACTTGAAAAACTCGAACATGAGATTAAAGTTGCAAAGAATGGACACCTAGATACAGGTATGCTTGGTACCTATTTTATGCTTCAACTATTAACCGATATTGGAAGGTCTGATCTAACGTACCTGATGATGAAACAGACCACTTATCCTGGTTGGGGATATATGGTGGCTCAAGGAGCAAACACTTGTTGGGAGCAATGGGACGGCTTTTGGTCGAATATTCATGCCTGTTTTACTTCAGGTGGCGGATGGTTCTACCGTGGCGTGGGAGGGATTCTGCAGAAAGAAAACTCCTCCGCGTTTAAGAGTATATTAATCAAACCTCAGTTGATTGATTCAATCCAAAGTCAAAGTACATATTTTAATTCTCCTTATGGTCGCATTGAAGTCGCGTGGAAAAGAGATAAGAAGGGTAACCTTCAATATGATATTGAGATCCCTGTAAACACAAAAGCGGAGATCCACCTACCTGTGGCGATGAATAAGAAAGTGTACGAATCAGGGAAGATTATTGGTAGAGATATTACCATCGTAGATCGAAATAAGCATACTACGACATTAGAAGTCTCTTCAGGGAAATATGTGTTCACAATCAAATAA
- a CDS encoding AraC family transcriptional regulator encodes MDQTFKYLTQNDKDIAWGIYANVSGYAVIKSDELYPPIGHPDDYSFGWEQGRVLNEYQLLYITKGAGVYETPHTTFRVNEGDVILVFPYEWHRYRPEKSRGWTEYYVGFNGDIADRIISFFDSKNPVLYIGFNDDIYGAFKTIIQLSIEEKVGYQYAVGGQIIYLLGLLKHILLNKNYGNTEIEKVINQSRIYMRTHLTDDFRMEDLAKDLHVGYSLFRIEFKKYTGVSPRQYLLQLKIQRAKNLLANAIFPIKEVAYRSGFESSYYFSRAFRKYVGQSPSDYRKGITLKATIGL; translated from the coding sequence ATGGACCAAACATTTAAGTATTTAACCCAGAATGATAAAGATATAGCATGGGGTATCTATGCTAATGTCTCGGGATATGCTGTGATTAAAAGCGATGAACTATACCCTCCAATAGGTCATCCTGATGATTATAGTTTTGGATGGGAGCAGGGACGAGTTTTGAATGAATATCAATTGCTGTATATAACCAAAGGAGCAGGTGTTTATGAAACTCCCCACACCACCTTTCGTGTAAATGAGGGAGATGTTATTTTGGTCTTTCCTTATGAATGGCATCGATATCGACCAGAAAAGAGTAGAGGATGGACAGAGTATTATGTGGGATTTAATGGAGATATTGCCGATCGCATAATCTCTTTTTTTGATTCGAAGAATCCTGTATTATATATCGGATTTAATGACGATATATATGGCGCATTTAAAACTATAATTCAACTGTCTATAGAAGAGAAAGTCGGATATCAGTATGCTGTGGGAGGGCAAATTATTTATCTACTTGGCCTATTAAAACATATACTACTAAACAAAAACTATGGCAATACAGAGATTGAAAAAGTGATCAACCAATCTCGTATCTATATGCGGACACATTTGACAGATGATTTTCGTATGGAAGACTTAGCGAAGGATTTACATGTTGGTTATTCTCTTTTTAGAATTGAGTTTAAGAAGTATACAGGGGTCTCTCCGCGACAATATCTGTTGCAATTAAAGATTCAAAGAGCCAAAAATCTTCTTGCCAATGCCATCTTCCCTATTAAAGAGGTCGCATATAGGTCTGGATTCGAATCTTCTTACTACTTCTCTAGAGCTTTTCGCAAATATGTGGGGCAATCCCCATCGGACTATCGCAAAGGAATAACGTTGAAAGCAACAATAGGTTTGTGA
- a CDS encoding sulfatase, whose product MRKITILLLSCMLPQSILYAKKKSKRPNIIFIMSDDHTSQAIGAYNSRLAPLNPTPTIDRIGNEGVIFENAFCTNSICTPSRACIMTGQYSQTNGVLDLSQPLAPEKLYLATEMKTLGYQTAIVGKWHLHKRPETFDYYNVFYGQGKYYDPILVEKGMTSMVPRKAAGAHKEKGKEVPGKRYKGHSSDVVTDITLDWLKNKRDKSKPFFLMHHFKAPHDMFVFNRKYENYLEDTYIPEPASMYYDGNHGSIATRGLNDQMKDSIGSSVGKRNSIRNMGKHMKIDPNLSDMEYKHAAYQEYLKRYLRCVKGVDDNVKRLFDYLEQNNLMDNTIIIYTGDQGFWLGEHDYIDKRWMYEESMRMPFLVRYPKTIRAGSRSDAIINNTDFAPTIIELAGGKKPKQMQGESFAEIITKGKEPKNWKQETYYRYWAHMMHHQNPGHFGIRTKEYKLIFFYGLHFKDAAMKSKRVWQTTPGWELYDLKKDPQEMNNCYNDPRYSKVVKDLKSRLHQLRVDLNETDENYPKIDKIIEENWN is encoded by the coding sequence ATGAGAAAAATAACCATTTTATTATTAAGCTGTATGCTACCACAGAGCATTCTATATGCTAAAAAAAAGAGTAAGCGTCCCAACATAATATTCATCATGTCGGACGACCATACTTCTCAAGCGATTGGAGCATATAATAGTCGTTTGGCACCTCTAAACCCGACCCCTACTATTGATCGAATTGGGAATGAAGGTGTTATTTTCGAAAATGCTTTTTGCACCAATTCAATATGTACCCCTTCAAGGGCATGTATTATGACAGGGCAATATAGTCAAACCAATGGTGTCCTCGACCTATCTCAACCTCTCGCTCCTGAAAAACTTTACCTTGCAACGGAGATGAAAACATTAGGATATCAAACAGCTATCGTAGGTAAATGGCACCTACACAAAAGACCTGAGACTTTCGATTATTACAATGTGTTTTACGGGCAAGGGAAGTACTATGACCCTATTCTTGTGGAGAAAGGAATGACATCAATGGTTCCAAGAAAAGCAGCAGGGGCACATAAGGAAAAAGGCAAAGAGGTTCCGGGTAAACGATATAAAGGGCACTCTTCGGATGTAGTAACTGATATTACATTAGATTGGTTGAAGAATAAAAGAGATAAGAGCAAACCTTTTTTCTTAATGCACCACTTCAAGGCTCCTCATGATATGTTTGTTTTTAATCGGAAGTATGAAAACTACCTGGAGGACACCTATATTCCAGAACCGGCCAGTATGTATTATGATGGCAATCATGGCTCCATTGCAACACGAGGGTTGAACGATCAGATGAAAGACTCTATTGGTTCGAGTGTCGGCAAACGTAACTCCATCCGTAATATGGGTAAGCATATGAAAATTGATCCCAACCTAAGTGATATGGAGTACAAACATGCTGCCTATCAGGAGTATCTCAAAAGATATTTGCGCTGTGTCAAAGGAGTAGATGATAATGTAAAGCGCCTCTTTGACTATCTAGAACAAAATAACCTGATGGATAACACTATCATCATATACACTGGAGATCAGGGATTTTGGCTAGGAGAACATGATTATATAGATAAACGATGGATGTATGAAGAGTCAATGCGTATGCCTTTCTTGGTCCGATATCCAAAGACAATCAGAGCTGGTTCACGTAGCGATGCTATCATTAACAATACGGACTTTGCTCCTACCATTATAGAACTTGCAGGCGGAAAGAAACCGAAACAGATGCAAGGAGAGAGTTTTGCAGAGATTATCACTAAAGGGAAAGAGCCTAAAAACTGGAAACAAGAAACTTACTATCGTTATTGGGCTCATATGATGCACCATCAGAACCCAGGACATTTTGGCATCAGAACCAAAGAATACAAACTCATTTTCTTCTATGGGCTACATTTCAAAGACGCAGCAATGAAGTCTAAAAGGGTCTGGCAAACGACACCTGGATGGGAACTTTATGATCTTAAAAAAGACCCTCAAGAGATGAATAACTGTTACAATGATCCTCGATATTCGAAGGTAGTAAAAGATCTAAAATCGCGATTACACCAACTAAGAGTTGATTTAAATGAAACAGATGAAAACTACCCTAAGATAGATAAGATAATAGAAGAAAACTGGAACTAA
- a CDS encoding glycoside hydrolase family 97 N-terminal domain-containing protein, producing the protein MDRQLFKTKRFFNVMIFIVLGYTLFLTSCQHDSIALISPNGKNKISFNITKEGAIYYRVYHNNVGFIEASKLGFKFKCMDLKDNFVINSIDSLHENHQWKTVWGQQEIIQNKYNMLKVELIHKQSNIKLDMIFRAYNDGVAFKYVIPTQANIKDFIITDGNYSGSIIV; encoded by the coding sequence ATGGATAGACAGCTATTTAAAACAAAACGATTCTTTAATGTAATGATATTTATTGTATTGGGATATACACTCTTCTTAACATCTTGCCAACATGATAGTATCGCATTAATCTCCCCAAATGGAAAAAATAAAATAAGCTTTAATATAACTAAAGAGGGAGCTATTTATTACCGGGTATACCATAATAATGTAGGATTTATTGAAGCATCAAAATTAGGGTTCAAGTTCAAATGCATGGATCTGAAAGATAATTTTGTGATCAACAGTATCGATTCACTTCATGAAAATCATCAATGGAAGACTGTATGGGGTCAACAAGAGATTATTCAAAATAAATACAATATGCTTAAAGTGGAATTAATCCACAAACAGAGCAATATTAAGCTTGATATGATTTTCAGGGCATATAATGATGGGGTTGCTTTTAAATATGTGATTCCTACTCAGGCTAATATAAAGGATTTTATAATTACAGATGGTAACTACTCAGGTAGTATTATAGTTTAG
- a CDS encoding IS66 family transposase, protein MNKVDRLEKENKALKEQVQSLLAKLDIVMSEVRALSEENAMLHAKIKTLEDQLSRSKKNSGNSSFPPSRDLSTVKKNQSLRKKSNKKSGGQLGHKGMTLFQDATPTDIESHHPLAKCSCGNRLNPEDARLLCKRQVFDIPPVIEPICIEHRLYENRCSCGQIHKGAMPSNVNAPVQYGPNIRSLILSLHIEHYIPLNRISSLVEELTSYKIGDGTIDNILKHAEKVFTPLYESLRQSIEDANIVGSDETGCKIDGSKGWMWVWQNYELTFITAHRSRGYKVVEENFKDGFTNATLVSDCYASQLKTPAKHYQLCLAHLQRELIYIKQQTNNRWAQDILDLFSEAMKLKREAEEKDFPLDKEASFKTKLLELLNIDINDDQLDEIRTLRQRLIKKIDSVFTFLNHYEVPFDNNASERAMRNIKVKQNVSKGYRTEEGAQRYAMLRSITDTLKKQGKSVLNMIAYWLSCNNVNLSWE, encoded by the coding sequence ATGAATAAAGTTGATCGTTTAGAAAAAGAAAACAAGGCATTAAAAGAGCAAGTACAATCTTTACTGGCAAAATTAGACATTGTTATGTCGGAGGTAAGAGCTTTGTCAGAAGAAAATGCGATGCTTCATGCTAAGATTAAGACTCTTGAAGATCAACTATCACGTAGCAAGAAAAATAGTGGTAATAGCAGTTTTCCTCCATCTAGAGATTTATCAACAGTAAAGAAGAACCAATCTCTTCGCAAGAAATCTAATAAAAAATCAGGAGGTCAACTTGGTCATAAAGGCATGACTTTATTTCAAGATGCCACACCGACCGATATCGAATCTCATCATCCTTTAGCTAAGTGTAGTTGTGGAAATAGACTGAATCCTGAGGATGCTAGGTTGCTATGCAAGCGTCAAGTTTTTGATATCCCCCCTGTTATTGAACCTATATGTATTGAGCATCGTCTTTATGAGAATAGATGCAGTTGTGGACAAATCCATAAAGGAGCTATGCCATCCAATGTTAATGCACCAGTTCAATATGGTCCCAACATACGTTCGCTAATTCTTAGTCTGCATATAGAGCACTATATCCCTTTAAATCGGATTAGTTCGCTAGTAGAAGAGCTGACTTCCTATAAAATAGGAGATGGAACTATTGACAATATTTTAAAACATGCAGAAAAGGTATTCACTCCCCTATATGAATCTCTACGTCAATCTATTGAAGATGCCAATATAGTTGGATCTGATGAAACAGGTTGTAAAATAGATGGCAGTAAAGGATGGATGTGGGTTTGGCAAAATTATGAACTAACTTTTATCACAGCACATAGATCTAGAGGGTATAAAGTTGTGGAAGAAAATTTCAAAGATGGATTTACTAATGCTACTTTAGTAAGTGACTGCTATGCTTCTCAACTAAAGACCCCTGCCAAACATTATCAACTATGTCTAGCTCATTTACAACGCGAATTAATCTACATAAAGCAACAGACCAATAATAGATGGGCACAAGATATATTAGATCTCTTTTCAGAAGCCATGAAATTAAAACGGGAAGCTGAAGAAAAAGATTTCCCACTAGATAAGGAAGCATCATTTAAGACCAAATTATTAGAACTTCTGAATATCGACATAAATGACGATCAGCTCGATGAAATCAGAACATTACGACAACGATTAATAAAGAAAATCGATAGTGTGTTTACTTTCTTAAATCATTATGAAGTACCGTTTGATAATAATGCTTCGGAAAGAGCAATGCGTAACATCAAGGTAAAACAGAATGTGTCTAAGGGATATCGCACAGAAGAAGGGGCGCAGAGGTATGCCATGTTGCGATCTATAACCGACACATTAAAGAAACAAGGAAAGAGTGTTCTGAACATGATCGCATATTGGCTATCATGCAATAATGTTAACTTAAGCTGGGAATAG
- a CDS encoding glycoside hydrolase family 97 protein — MKNKEELPFMCATPATFKVHDNLMVSIHEANLVDYADMSLKNTRLDDVLKAHLTPWKNGDLVRTSTPFTSPWRTIQIGENAGDLVESSLILNLNPPCEIKETNWIKPFKYIGIWWEMHIGNSAWAEKNQHGKPIKKPHGATTENSKRYIDFAAEHQFPEVLIEGWDKGWDDMSGTWTGYGIFDWKTSAGDFNIGEVCQYAKEKGVRMMMYHETISDIDHYEPAMDSLYQMCHNLGIKSVKVGYTGDVNWNKKRNSYEQHHHGQYMVRHYRKMIQTAARHKLMIIHHEPIKYTGEQRTYPNIMAREGARGQEYNAWSKGNSPEHGTVLPFTRILSGPIDYTPGIFKMTYPKRDSNKRRVRSTLCKQLAYYLTMYSPVQMAADLPDNYIGNRAFDFIKSVPTNWAETKVLNAKIGDYYTVVRRERDTENWYLGSITDENPRSFSIDLSFLKNGIEYNAKVYSDTPKTHWRDNPSTFIIKEVKVNNNGSLELFLAAGGGQVIEFKAIL; from the coding sequence ATGAAAAACAAAGAAGAGTTGCCATTTATGTGTGCCACTCCTGCAACATTTAAGGTTCATGATAATTTAATGGTAAGTATTCATGAAGCAAATCTTGTTGACTATGCTGATATGAGTTTGAAAAACACTCGCCTAGACGATGTATTAAAAGCCCACCTAACACCATGGAAAAATGGAGATCTAGTTAGAACATCAACACCTTTTACATCTCCATGGAGAACTATCCAAATAGGCGAGAATGCCGGAGATCTTGTCGAATCCTCTCTGATATTAAATTTGAATCCTCCTTGTGAAATTAAAGAGACTAATTGGATCAAACCATTTAAATATATCGGTATTTGGTGGGAAATGCATATTGGAAATTCAGCTTGGGCAGAAAAAAATCAGCATGGAAAACCCATAAAGAAACCACATGGAGCTACCACTGAAAATTCGAAAAGATATATTGATTTTGCGGCAGAACATCAATTTCCAGAAGTTCTTATTGAAGGATGGGATAAAGGGTGGGATGATATGTCTGGTACATGGACGGGATATGGTATTTTTGATTGGAAGACATCTGCAGGAGACTTCAATATTGGAGAGGTGTGCCAATATGCGAAGGAGAAAGGAGTTCGCATGATGATGTACCACGAAACCATTTCTGATATTGACCACTATGAACCTGCAATGGATAGTCTCTATCAGATGTGCCATAACCTTGGTATTAAAAGTGTTAAAGTAGGATATACTGGAGATGTCAATTGGAATAAAAAAAGAAATTCATACGAACAACATCACCATGGGCAATATATGGTTCGTCACTATCGAAAGATGATTCAAACTGCGGCAAGACACAAACTAATGATCATTCATCATGAACCCATAAAATACACTGGGGAACAAAGAACCTATCCAAACATTATGGCGAGAGAGGGAGCTCGTGGTCAAGAGTACAATGCATGGAGCAAAGGGAATAGCCCTGAACATGGAACAGTATTACCATTTACTAGAATTCTCTCAGGACCGATTGATTATACCCCAGGTATCTTTAAGATGACATATCCTAAAAGAGATTCTAATAAACGAAGAGTTAGATCCACTCTATGTAAACAATTAGCCTATTACCTCACAATGTATAGTCCAGTTCAGATGGCTGCTGACTTACCCGATAACTATATAGGAAATAGAGCATTTGATTTCATAAAGTCCGTTCCAACTAATTGGGCTGAAACCAAAGTACTAAATGCAAAGATTGGAGATTACTACACCGTTGTTCGTCGTGAGAGAGACACTGAAAATTGGTACCTAGGAAGCATTACTGACGAAAATCCTCGTTCTTTCTCAATTGATCTATCATTTCTTAAGAATGGTATTGAATATAATGCAAAGGTATATTCTGATACTCCAAAGACCCATTGGAGAGATAACCCATCCACTTTCATAATTAAAGAGGTGAAGGTAAACAACAATGGAAGTTTAGAACTATTTCTTGCAGCAGGGGGAGGTCAAGTCATCGAATTTAAAGCAATCCTTTAG